In Cloacibacterium caeni, a single window of DNA contains:
- a CDS encoding YheT family hydrolase, translating to MLGAAKIFNENGFDCCAVNHRDCSGESNRVHYSYHSGRTDDVQEVIEKVLSKNYEKIILKGFSLGGNLCLKYAGESRDISDKIKAVIAISTPIDLKGSMHKLTSKRNRLYADNFLKTLKKKTLLKCKRFPEFLSESEIKNIKDLKEFDDVYTSKVNGFTDAFDYYEKCSSKQFLKNIKIPTLLINAKNDSFLSESCFPKEEALANSFLHLEIPDFGGHVGFIGEKNAFYTEKRALEFAQQYL from the coding sequence ATGTTGGGAGCAGCAAAAATCTTCAATGAAAACGGCTTTGATTGTTGTGCTGTAAATCACAGAGATTGTTCCGGAGAAAGCAATAGAGTACATTATTCTTATCATTCTGGAAGAACCGATGATGTGCAAGAAGTGATAGAAAAGGTGCTTTCTAAAAACTATGAAAAAATCATTCTAAAAGGGTTTAGTCTTGGTGGAAATTTGTGTTTGAAATACGCTGGTGAAAGCAGAGACATTTCTGATAAAATAAAAGCAGTTATTGCCATTTCTACACCAATAGATTTAAAAGGTTCTATGCACAAATTAACCTCTAAAAGAAATCGTTTGTATGCCGACAATTTCCTGAAAACCTTAAAAAAGAAAACGCTACTCAAGTGCAAAAGATTTCCAGAATTTTTATCTGAATCAGAAATCAAAAACATCAAAGATTTAAAGGAATTTGATGATGTTTATACTTCAAAAGTTAACGGATTCACAGACGCTTTTGATTATTATGAAAAATGCAGTTCTAAACAGTTTTTAAAGAATATTAAAATTCCGACACTTCTTATCAATGCTAAAAACGACAGTTTTCTTTCTGAAAGTTGCTTTCCTAAAGAAGAAGCATTAGCCAATTCTTTTTTGCATTTAGAGATTCCTGACTTTGGTGGACATGTAGGATTTATAGGAGAAAAGAATGCTTTTTACACTGAAAAAAGAGCATTAGAATTTGCACAGCAATATTTATAA